From a region of the Rhodococcus sp. 4CII genome:
- a CDS encoding ParA family protein produces MRSAATSERTGDHRTVVTPQPPAAESEHSQSEGDMFDARQTGTAALFEEDDAVVDQGALGPTGRPTREVPEPAPLPTHGPARIVAMCNQKGGVGKTTSTINLGASLAEYGRRVLLVDLDPQGALSAGLGVAHHDLELTVHNLLVEPRVSIDDVLMRTRVEGLDLLPSNIDLSAAEIQLVTEVGREQTLGRVLHPVLDRYDYVLIDCQPSLGLLTVNALACADSVIIPMECEYFSLRGLALLNDTVEKVHDRLNPRLELAGIVVTMFDARTLHAREVMARVVEVFGELVYDTVINRTVRFPETSVAGEPITTWAPKSTGAEAYRALAREVIHRSGR; encoded by the coding sequence GTGAGATCGGCAGCGACCAGCGAGAGAACAGGGGATCATCGGACCGTGGTGACACCGCAGCCGCCAGCGGCGGAGTCTGAGCACTCGCAATCGGAGGGCGACATGTTCGACGCGCGGCAGACCGGTACCGCAGCCTTGTTCGAGGAGGACGACGCTGTGGTCGATCAGGGTGCGCTCGGGCCCACGGGGCGCCCGACACGCGAAGTGCCGGAACCGGCCCCGCTGCCTACTCACGGCCCCGCCAGGATCGTCGCGATGTGCAACCAGAAGGGCGGCGTCGGCAAGACGACCTCGACCATCAACCTGGGTGCTTCCCTCGCCGAGTACGGTCGGCGCGTCCTGCTGGTCGACCTCGATCCGCAGGGGGCACTGTCCGCGGGTCTCGGGGTGGCGCATCACGACCTCGAACTGACCGTCCACAACCTGCTCGTCGAACCCCGCGTCTCGATCGACGACGTCCTGATGCGCACGAGGGTCGAGGGCCTCGACCTTCTGCCCAGCAACATCGACCTGTCGGCGGCGGAGATCCAGCTCGTCACCGAGGTCGGCCGGGAGCAGACGCTGGGGCGGGTGCTGCATCCCGTCCTCGACCGGTACGACTACGTCCTCATCGACTGCCAGCCCTCGCTCGGCCTGCTCACGGTCAACGCGCTGGCCTGCGCGGACTCGGTGATCATCCCGATGGAGTGCGAGTACTTCAGCCTGCGTGGGCTGGCGTTGCTCAACGACACGGTCGAGAAGGTCCACGACCGGCTCAACCCGCGCCTCGAACTCGCCGGCATCGTCGTGACGATGTTCGACGCGCGTACCCTACACGCCCGCGAGGTGATGGCCCGGGTGGTGGAGGTGTTCGGTGAACTCGTCTACGACACCGTGATCAACCGGACCGTGCGTTTCCCCGAGACCTCGGTCGCCGGGGAGCCGATCACCACGTGGGCGCCGAAGTCGACCGGCGCCGAGGCGTATCGGGCGCTGGCACGCGAAGTCATTCACCGGTCCGGCCGGTAA
- a CDS encoding ScpA family protein produces MVETQNIPAPPHTENQQTENQQTGDDRTPAKPGFRVTLRNFEGPFDLLLTLINQRQLDVTEVALHQVTDDFIAYTRTLGAEVGLDQTTEFLVVAATLLDLKAARLLPAGQVEDAEDLALLEARDLLFARLLQYRAYKQVAQLFGELEAAALRRYPRSVALEDHFTRLLPEVLLGVDPQRFAEIAATAFTPRPKPTVGLDHLHDMHAVSVPEQAARMLELLRERGAGEWASFGDLVSECEVTVEIVARFLALLELYREQSVLFEQPEPLGQLLVTWTGEGTRAPVTEEDYG; encoded by the coding sequence GTGGTGGAGACGCAAAACATTCCGGCTCCACCCCACACCGAGAATCAGCAGACCGAGAATCAGCAGACCGGGGATGACCGCACGCCGGCCAAACCCGGTTTCCGGGTCACGCTGCGGAACTTCGAGGGACCGTTCGATCTGCTCCTCACCCTCATCAACCAGCGACAGCTGGACGTGACGGAAGTGGCGCTCCATCAGGTGACGGACGACTTCATCGCCTACACCCGCACACTCGGCGCCGAGGTGGGCCTCGATCAGACCACCGAATTCCTGGTGGTCGCCGCGACTCTGCTCGATCTGAAGGCGGCTCGGCTGCTTCCCGCGGGGCAGGTGGAGGACGCGGAGGACCTGGCGCTCCTCGAGGCACGCGACCTCCTGTTCGCCCGGCTGCTGCAGTACCGCGCGTACAAACAAGTGGCGCAACTCTTCGGGGAACTGGAGGCGGCCGCGCTGCGGCGGTATCCGCGTTCGGTTGCCCTGGAGGACCACTTCACCCGGCTGCTGCCGGAAGTGCTGCTCGGCGTCGACCCGCAGCGGTTCGCGGAAATCGCCGCGACCGCGTTCACGCCCCGTCCGAAGCCGACGGTCGGACTCGACCACCTGCACGACATGCACGCGGTGTCGGTGCCCGAACAGGCGGCGCGGATGCTGGAGCTTCTCCGCGAACGGGGGGCCGGGGAGTGGGCGAGCTTCGGCGACCTGGTCTCCGAGTGCGAGGTGACCGTAGAGATCGTCGCACGGTTCCTCGCGTTGCTCGAGCTGTACCGAGAGCAGTCGGTGCTGTTCGAGCAGCCGGAGCCGCTCGGACAATTGTTGGTGACCTGGACCGGGGAGGGCACCCGCGCCCCCGTGACCGAGGAGGATTACGGATGA
- the scpB gene encoding SMC-Scp complex subunit ScpB: MSSAPFDESDDQGAVDADPELSDTELEAVLESLLLIVDTPAGVEQLASATGASVNRITETLHRMSAELTARGSGMDLRYAGDGWRLYTRTAYAPYVERLLLDGARSKLTRAALETLAVVAYRQPLTRARISAVRGVNVDGVVRTLLARGLIAEAGVDPDTNATQYSTTELFLERLGLASLADLPALAPLLPDVDLIDDISDSLESDPRFARMNKATVSTEELDTGPDTED; encoded by the coding sequence ATGAGTTCGGCCCCGTTCGACGAGTCGGACGACCAGGGCGCCGTCGACGCGGATCCCGAACTGTCGGATACCGAACTCGAAGCGGTTCTCGAGTCGCTGCTCCTGATCGTCGACACGCCAGCCGGGGTGGAACAGCTCGCCTCCGCGACCGGTGCCTCTGTGAATCGCATCACGGAGACACTGCACCGCATGTCGGCCGAGCTCACCGCCCGCGGGAGCGGGATGGACCTCCGATATGCCGGTGACGGTTGGCGTCTCTACACCCGCACCGCGTACGCGCCCTACGTGGAGCGGCTCCTGCTCGACGGCGCCCGGTCCAAACTGACGAGGGCGGCGTTGGAAACTCTGGCCGTGGTGGCATACCGTCAACCGTTGACTCGCGCACGGATCAGTGCGGTGCGCGGCGTCAACGTGGATGGTGTGGTGCGCACACTTCTCGCTCGTGGATTGATCGCCGAAGCCGGCGTCGATCCCGATACCAACGCCACGCAGTACTCGACGACGGAGCTCTTCCTGGAGCGGCTCGGCTTGGCGTCTCTCGCCGACCTTCCTGCCTTGGCTCCGCTGTTGCCGGACGTGGATCTGATAGATGACATCAGTGACAGCCTGGAATCTGACCCACGATTTGCGAGAATGAACAAAGCTACGGTTTCCACAGAAGAGTTGGACACCGGGCCGGACACCGAAGACTGA
- a CDS encoding pseudouridine synthase, translating to MKKPARRDGTPDRNNKKQRPTRSETGGRTRSETGGRPDRAETGHRSGRPDAAKGKPGRPDPAAKNKRGKPKSAKPQRAQAQAPKISNAKPARHQYSDADRPAGPPQGDGMRLQKVLAQAGVASRRAAEELISQGRVEVDGRIVIEQGLRIDPENAVVRVDGIRVVVQKDLVHLALNKPRGWQSTMSDDLGRPCVGDIVSERVAAGQRLFHVGRLDADTEGLLLLTNDGDLAHRLMHPSFEVSKTYLATVSGALERGVGKKLKEGVELDDGPAKVDTFTLLDINEGKSLVRVTLHEGRKHIVRRLFDAVGHPVIRLVRTDIGAVALGDQRPGTLRVLGRGEVGGLYGAVGL from the coding sequence GTGAAGAAACCCGCTCGCCGAGATGGCACACCGGATCGCAACAACAAGAAGCAGCGCCCCACCAGGTCCGAGACCGGAGGACGCACCAGGTCGGAGACCGGAGGACGTCCGGACAGGGCTGAGACCGGTCACCGATCAGGTCGGCCCGACGCCGCCAAGGGTAAGCCCGGCAGGCCAGACCCGGCCGCGAAGAACAAGCGTGGCAAGCCGAAGTCGGCCAAACCGCAACGTGCCCAGGCCCAGGCGCCGAAGATCAGCAACGCGAAGCCGGCCCGGCACCAGTACTCCGACGCCGACCGGCCGGCCGGACCCCCGCAGGGTGACGGCATGCGGTTGCAGAAGGTTCTCGCGCAGGCCGGTGTCGCGTCGCGTCGCGCGGCCGAAGAACTGATTTCCCAGGGTCGCGTCGAGGTCGACGGCCGCATCGTCATCGAGCAGGGACTGCGGATCGACCCCGAGAACGCGGTCGTCCGCGTCGACGGAATCCGCGTGGTGGTGCAGAAGGATCTCGTCCACCTCGCACTGAACAAGCCGCGCGGCTGGCAGTCGACGATGTCGGACGACCTCGGCCGCCCCTGCGTCGGCGACATCGTCTCCGAGCGCGTCGCCGCCGGTCAGCGGTTGTTCCACGTCGGTCGTCTGGACGCCGACACCGAGGGACTGCTGCTGCTCACCAACGACGGCGACCTCGCGCATCGATTGATGCACCCCTCGTTCGAGGTGTCGAAGACGTATCTGGCGACCGTATCGGGTGCCCTCGAACGCGGCGTCGGAAAGAAGCTCAAGGAGGGCGTCGAACTCGACGACGGTCCGGCGAAGGTCGACACGTTCACGCTCCTCGACATCAACGAGGGCAAATCGCTGGTCCGCGTGACGCTGCACGAAGGTCGCAAGCACATCGTGCGCCGCCTGTTCGACGCCGTGGGGCACCCCGTCATCCGGCTCGTCCGGACGGACATCGGGGCGGTCGCTCTCGGCGATCAACGTCCCGGCACGCTGCGCGTCCTTGGTCGCGGCGAGGTCGGCGGACTCTACGGGGCGGTGGGCCTGTGA
- the cmk gene encoding (d)CMP kinase: MSTSSLIVAMDGPSGTGKSSVSRLLAQRLGARYLDTGAMYRIATLHVLRKGVDLADPDAIADATAGLPWSIGTDPTREQVLLDGEDVGEEIRGDAVTKAVSAVSAVPAVRALLVAAQRRLTGETERIVVEGRDIGTVVLPDADVKIYLTASAEARAQRRNAQNLAEGRGDDYAAVLADVQRRDHLDSTRAVSPLRPADDSVLVDTSELGIDDVIGRLLLVVSDRSGAGQ, encoded by the coding sequence GTGAGCACATCGTCCTTGATCGTCGCGATGGACGGTCCGTCCGGGACCGGGAAGTCGAGCGTCTCGCGACTGCTGGCGCAGCGGCTCGGCGCACGGTACCTCGACACCGGCGCCATGTACCGGATCGCGACACTGCATGTTCTGAGGAAGGGCGTGGATCTCGCCGACCCCGACGCGATCGCCGACGCGACGGCCGGTCTGCCGTGGTCGATCGGCACCGACCCGACCCGCGAGCAGGTGCTGCTCGACGGTGAGGACGTGGGGGAGGAGATCCGCGGCGACGCGGTGACCAAGGCCGTCTCGGCTGTCTCCGCAGTCCCGGCGGTGCGCGCGCTACTCGTCGCGGCGCAACGTCGCCTCACCGGCGAGACGGAGCGGATCGTCGTCGAGGGCCGGGACATCGGCACCGTCGTACTCCCGGACGCCGACGTGAAGATCTACCTGACCGCCTCGGCGGAAGCCCGGGCGCAGCGCAGGAATGCGCAAAATCTCGCGGAAGGGCGAGGCGACGACTACGCGGCCGTACTGGCCGACGTGCAGCGTCGTGACCACCTCGACTCCACGCGCGCCGTGTCGCCGCTGCGACCGGCCGACGATTCCGTGCTGGTCGACACCAGCGAACTCGGAATCGACGACGTGATCGGCAGGTTGCTGCTGGTGGTAAGCGACAGAAGTGGAGCAGGGCAGTGA
- the der gene encoding ribosome biogenesis GTPase Der — translation MTEQFTTEFAGDGTWSEESDWEVLDLEDGGDGEAHVPVPTLAVVGRPNVGKSTLVNRIIGRREAVVEDIPGVTRDRVSYEANWSGRRFMVQDTGGWEPDAKGLQQSVARQAELAMQTADAILLVVDAVVGATATDEAVAKVLRRSKTPVLLVANKVDDGRTESEVAALWSLGLGQPHSVSATHGRGTGDLLDEVLAALPETPREGIPGGGPRRVALVGKPNVGKSSLLNKLSGDERSVVHNVAGTTVDPVDSIVELGGRPWRFVDTAGLRKRVSHASGAEFYASLRTKSAIEAAEVAILLIDASEPISEQDLRVLSMVADAGRALVVAFNKWDLVDEDRRLQLDREVDRDLVRVPWAQRVNISAQTGRAVQKLVPALDTALESWDKRIPTGRLNTWLKEVVAATPPPMRGGRLPRVMFATQAGTRPPTFVLFTTGFLEAGYRRFLERRLREEFNFDGSPVRISVRVREKRERRSR, via the coding sequence GTGACCGAACAATTCACAACCGAGTTCGCAGGCGACGGAACCTGGAGTGAGGAATCGGACTGGGAGGTCCTGGACCTCGAAGACGGTGGCGACGGCGAAGCCCACGTCCCGGTTCCCACCCTCGCGGTGGTCGGGCGTCCGAACGTCGGTAAGTCCACACTGGTCAACCGGATCATCGGCCGCCGCGAAGCTGTGGTCGAGGACATCCCCGGGGTGACCCGCGACCGCGTCTCCTATGAGGCGAACTGGAGTGGGCGCCGATTCATGGTGCAGGACACCGGCGGTTGGGAACCCGACGCCAAGGGCCTGCAGCAGTCGGTGGCGCGCCAGGCGGAACTGGCGATGCAGACGGCGGACGCGATCCTCCTCGTGGTCGACGCCGTCGTCGGCGCCACCGCCACGGACGAGGCCGTGGCCAAGGTGCTGCGCCGCTCCAAGACCCCGGTTCTCCTGGTGGCCAACAAGGTCGACGACGGACGCACCGAATCCGAAGTGGCCGCACTGTGGTCGCTGGGTCTCGGGCAGCCGCACTCGGTCAGCGCAACGCACGGCCGCGGCACCGGCGACCTCCTCGACGAGGTGCTCGCCGCGCTCCCGGAAACACCCCGCGAGGGAATCCCCGGGGGCGGTCCGCGGCGTGTCGCTCTGGTCGGCAAGCCGAACGTCGGAAAGTCGAGCCTGCTGAACAAGCTGTCGGGCGACGAGCGTTCGGTCGTGCACAACGTTGCGGGCACCACCGTGGATCCGGTCGACTCGATCGTGGAACTCGGCGGCAGACCGTGGCGTTTCGTCGACACCGCGGGTCTGCGCAAGCGGGTCAGTCACGCGAGCGGCGCCGAGTTCTACGCATCGCTCCGGACGAAGAGCGCCATCGAGGCGGCCGAGGTCGCGATTCTGCTGATCGACGCGTCCGAGCCGATCTCGGAGCAGGACCTCAGGGTGCTCAGCATGGTCGCGGATGCAGGCCGGGCGCTCGTCGTCGCGTTCAACAAGTGGGACCTGGTCGACGAGGACCGTCGTCTCCAGCTCGATCGCGAAGTGGATCGAGATCTGGTGCGGGTGCCGTGGGCGCAGCGCGTCAACATCTCGGCGCAGACCGGGCGTGCGGTGCAGAAGCTGGTTCCCGCGCTGGACACGGCGCTGGAGTCCTGGGACAAGCGCATTCCGACGGGCCGGCTCAACACCTGGCTCAAGGAAGTCGTCGCCGCGACTCCGCCGCCGATGCGAGGTGGCCGACTGCCGCGCGTCATGTTCGCCACGCAAGCTGGAACGCGTCCGCCGACGTTCGTGCTGTTCACCACCGGGTTTCTCGAGGCAGGGTACCGCCGGTTCCTGGAGCGGCGGCTGCGCGAGGAGTTCAATTTCGACGGCAGCCCTGTCCGCATCTCGGTGCGTGTCCGGGAAAAGCGCGAGCGGCGCAGTCGTTGA
- a CDS encoding L,D-transpeptidase family protein, producing MTLTVSEGLDGMWRSQHVGRLFLVSVLAALAVCAVSATASAQSPAVTGKVIAPTLSPASGQVVGVAHPVVIRFATPVSDRASAERGVQITPSTPVTGRFSWIDDHSLQWTPDRFWPAHTAVTVQAAGARSQFQVGDALVAVANTTTHQFTVSINDQVVQTIPASMGKPGYETPLGTFPVIEQFRDMIMDSSTYGVPVDSEEGYRLYVEYATRITWGGIFVHAAPWSVNSQGYENVSHGCINLSTDNARWFYDNAKIGDPVIVTD from the coding sequence ATGACGCTCACAGTCTCTGAAGGGCTGGACGGCATGTGGAGATCGCAGCACGTCGGACGTCTGTTTCTCGTCTCGGTACTCGCGGCACTGGCCGTGTGCGCCGTGAGCGCCACCGCGTCGGCGCAGTCCCCGGCCGTCACCGGAAAAGTCATCGCACCGACGCTCTCCCCCGCGTCCGGGCAGGTCGTCGGCGTCGCTCATCCCGTCGTGATCCGGTTCGCGACACCGGTGTCCGACCGCGCGTCCGCCGAACGCGGTGTCCAGATCACCCCATCGACACCGGTGACCGGGCGGTTCTCCTGGATCGACGACCACTCGCTGCAATGGACGCCCGACCGTTTCTGGCCGGCGCACACCGCGGTGACCGTTCAGGCCGCGGGCGCCAGATCGCAATTCCAGGTGGGTGACGCTCTGGTCGCGGTCGCGAACACGACGACGCACCAGTTCACGGTCAGCATCAACGATCAGGTCGTGCAGACCATTCCGGCGTCTATGGGCAAACCAGGGTACGAGACGCCGCTCGGCACGTTCCCCGTCATCGAGCAGTTCCGGGACATGATCATGGACTCGTCGACCTACGGCGTCCCGGTCGACTCGGAGGAGGGCTACCGGCTCTACGTCGAGTACGCCACCCGCATCACGTGGGGCGGGATCTTCGTGCACGCCGCGCCGTGGTCGGTGAACTCCCAGGGCTACGAGAACGTCAGCCACGGCTGCATCAATCTCAGCACCGACAACGCGCGGTGGTTCTACGACAACGCCAAGATCGGCGACCCAGTCATCGTCACGGACTGA
- a CDS encoding sigma-70 family RNA polymerase sigma factor yields MNENDVLAQQFETHRPHLRAVAYRMLGSLSEAEDAVQESWLRLSRTETDSVQNLGGWLTTVVARVCLNMLQSRRSRREDSLDAAVPDPIVALSDGSDPEQEAVLADSVGLALLVVLGTLTPAERLAFVLHDMFAVPFEDIAPIVERTPVAARQLASRARRRLQGAPVPDDTDPVRQRAVVDAFLAAARGGDFDALVSVLDPDVVLRADTGALPAGASTTVRGAETVAGRVLGFARLARFAHPALVNGTAGVVAISDGQLLSVLGVTIRKGMIVEIDILADRERLAGLVVENLD; encoded by the coding sequence ATGAACGAGAACGACGTGCTCGCGCAGCAGTTCGAGACCCATCGTCCGCACCTGCGGGCGGTGGCCTACCGGATGCTCGGCTCGCTCAGCGAGGCCGAGGACGCCGTGCAGGAATCCTGGCTGCGCCTGAGTCGCACGGAGACCGATTCGGTGCAGAATCTGGGCGGCTGGCTGACCACGGTAGTGGCGCGGGTGTGCCTGAACATGCTGCAGTCGCGCCGGTCGCGGCGGGAAGATTCGCTGGATGCGGCCGTGCCCGACCCGATCGTGGCCCTGTCGGACGGCAGTGACCCCGAACAGGAGGCGGTGCTCGCCGATTCGGTCGGTCTCGCGTTGCTCGTGGTTCTGGGCACGCTCACTCCCGCAGAGCGGCTGGCGTTCGTGCTGCACGACATGTTCGCCGTGCCGTTCGAGGACATCGCCCCGATCGTCGAGCGAACCCCGGTCGCCGCCCGGCAACTGGCCAGCCGCGCACGGCGTCGCCTGCAGGGGGCGCCCGTTCCCGACGACACCGACCCGGTCCGGCAGCGTGCGGTCGTCGACGCGTTCCTGGCGGCCGCGAGAGGCGGCGACTTCGACGCACTCGTGTCCGTACTCGATCCGGACGTGGTGCTCCGGGCGGACACCGGCGCACTCCCGGCCGGCGCATCCACGACGGTGCGCGGCGCGGAGACCGTCGCGGGCCGGGTTCTCGGGTTCGCGCGGTTGGCTCGGTTCGCGCATCCCGCGCTCGTCAACGGGACAGCCGGAGTGGTCGCGATCTCCGACGGACAACTGCTGTCCGTCCTGGGCGTCACGATCCGGAAGGGGATGATCGTGGAGATCGACATCCTCGCCGACCGGGAGCGTCTCGCCGGGCTCGTCGTCGAGAACCTCGACTGA
- a CDS encoding MFS transporter: MDISITGTSGSRHGASAPPFLSTTRGRLTLTLLCAVAFLDFVDASIVNIALPDIRADLDFSVQQLQWVPSAYLLTYGGVMLLGGRLADLLGRRRVLVTGTVVIGLSSLIGGFAANAEVLIGARLAQGVGAALMLPAALSILTTTFEEGPERHTALGVWAGVGGLASAVGVFLSGLLTEGPGWRWVLFVNPLACVLVLPAVYALIPGDRRRAGFANFDVVGGVVGTAGVLLLVHALVEAPDQGWGAARTIGEFVGAFLLIAVFLLNEQRSTHPLLPLSIFRIKGLAAANVTGLISFAGLLAMFFFLTLYMQNVLGYSPMQTGAAYLPLCLGVAVAAGISSQLLTRTGTRPVIVVGALVASAGLYLLSRIPVDGSYLTDLLPGLMIVSFGLGAVFVGVTTAANAGVPAEEAGLAAALLNASQQVGSALGLAIFAAIATSQSRHLMAANSPVPEALTSGFERALLAGSIFLVAAALIALRTGNTRGDGARAK, encoded by the coding sequence ATGGACATCTCGATCACCGGCACGTCCGGGTCGCGACACGGAGCGTCGGCACCCCCGTTTCTCTCCACCACCCGCGGCAGACTCACCCTGACATTGTTGTGCGCCGTTGCTTTTCTGGACTTCGTCGACGCCTCCATCGTCAACATCGCCCTGCCCGACATACGCGCCGACCTCGACTTCTCGGTGCAGCAACTGCAGTGGGTGCCGAGCGCCTATCTCCTCACGTACGGCGGTGTCATGCTGCTCGGCGGTCGCCTCGCCGACCTGCTCGGTCGCCGTCGCGTCCTCGTCACCGGCACCGTCGTCATCGGATTGTCTTCGCTGATCGGTGGTTTCGCCGCCAACGCGGAAGTTCTGATCGGCGCCCGGCTCGCCCAGGGAGTCGGTGCCGCGCTCATGCTTCCGGCCGCCCTGTCGATCCTCACGACGACGTTCGAGGAGGGCCCCGAACGTCATACCGCGCTCGGCGTCTGGGCCGGAGTGGGCGGTCTCGCGTCCGCGGTCGGCGTGTTTCTCAGTGGCCTGCTGACGGAGGGTCCGGGCTGGCGGTGGGTATTGTTCGTCAACCCGCTGGCGTGCGTTCTCGTGCTGCCCGCGGTCTATGCGCTGATTCCCGGCGACCGGCGGCGCGCCGGGTTCGCAAACTTCGACGTCGTCGGCGGCGTGGTCGGCACCGCCGGAGTGCTGCTCCTCGTCCATGCCCTGGTCGAGGCACCGGACCAGGGCTGGGGTGCCGCCCGCACCATCGGCGAGTTCGTCGGAGCGTTCCTGCTGATCGCCGTGTTCCTGCTGAACGAACAGCGCAGCACCCATCCACTGCTGCCGCTGTCGATCTTCCGAATCAAGGGCCTGGCGGCGGCAAATGTCACGGGGCTGATCTCCTTCGCCGGCCTGCTCGCGATGTTCTTCTTCCTGACCCTGTACATGCAGAATGTTCTCGGGTACTCCCCGATGCAGACCGGTGCGGCCTACCTTCCGCTCTGTCTGGGTGTCGCCGTCGCCGCGGGGATCTCGTCCCAATTGCTCACCCGGACAGGAACCCGCCCAGTCATCGTCGTGGGCGCTCTGGTGGCATCGGCGGGCCTGTACCTACTGTCCCGCATCCCCGTCGACGGTTCCTATCTCACGGATCTGCTTCCGGGGCTGATGATCGTGTCGTTCGGTCTCGGCGCCGTCTTCGTCGGCGTCACCACCGCTGCCAATGCGGGCGTGCCTGCCGAGGAGGCCGGGCTCGCGGCAGCGTTGCTGAACGCTTCCCAGCAGGTCGGCAGCGCACTCGGGCTGGCGATCTTCGCCGCCATCGCGACCTCGCAGTCCCGGCACCTGATGGCAGCGAATTCCCCTGTGCCCGAGGCACTCACCTCCGGGTTCGAGCGAGCGCTGCTCGCGGGCAGCATCTTTCTCGTCGCCGCGGCACTGATCGCGCTGCGGACCGGCAACACCCGTGGAGACGGCGCGCGAGCAAAATAA
- a CDS encoding SRPBCC family protein, whose translation MAGRFEGTVVINRPIEEVFEYLAAGVNDRDFSPRVQEIVKKTDGPPGVGTVFASTVKDAGMTTKREFEITEFEAPRKIRWAERSKNTVTAKEGGYDLEPSGAGTKVTIFNVLEGHGIGKLIAPLALRAARKDAPDFAQRIKAAAEK comes from the coding sequence ATGGCTGGACGGTTCGAAGGCACTGTGGTGATCAATCGGCCCATCGAGGAAGTGTTCGAGTACCTCGCTGCCGGAGTCAACGACCGGGACTTCAGCCCGCGGGTGCAGGAAATCGTGAAGAAGACCGACGGCCCGCCCGGAGTCGGAACCGTGTTCGCCAGCACCGTGAAGGATGCCGGGATGACCACGAAGCGGGAGTTCGAAATCACCGAATTCGAGGCACCGCGGAAGATCCGCTGGGCCGAGCGTTCGAAGAACACCGTGACCGCGAAGGAAGGCGGTTACGATCTCGAACCGTCGGGCGCAGGCACCAAGGTGACGATCTTCAACGTGCTGGAAGGCCACGGCATCGGAAAGCTGATCGCGCCCCTCGCGCTTCGGGCGGCCCGCAAGGACGCACCCGATTTCGCGCAGCGGATCAAGGCCGCAGCCGAGAAGTAG
- a CDS encoding TetR/AcrR family transcriptional regulator yields MTPVAEKNADRVSRRQVDKFAERRDQLAEAALQTLSELGYARTSLREIAQNSAFSHGVLHYYFSDKVDLITHCVRHYKAHCVTRYDGVVATAQTPEELRAGFGRVLVESLRDEASMHRLWYDLRSQSLFEESFRADVAAIDQSLENMIWRIVSRYAELAGRPVTLAPSTLYAVFDGLFQQSLARHLSGDSGAADALAAHVDQVLALVVPAP; encoded by the coding sequence GTGACACCCGTCGCCGAGAAGAACGCCGACCGGGTCTCCCGCCGCCAGGTCGACAAATTCGCCGAGCGCCGCGATCAGCTCGCCGAGGCCGCGTTGCAGACCCTCTCGGAACTGGGCTACGCCCGCACCAGCCTTCGCGAGATCGCGCAGAACTCCGCGTTCTCCCACGGCGTCCTGCACTACTACTTCAGCGACAAGGTCGATCTGATCACGCACTGCGTCCGCCACTACAAGGCGCACTGCGTCACCCGCTACGACGGCGTGGTCGCCACGGCGCAGACTCCCGAGGAGCTGAGAGCGGGGTTCGGCCGGGTGCTGGTGGAATCGCTCCGCGACGAGGCGTCCATGCACCGCCTCTGGTACGACCTCCGCTCGCAGTCGCTGTTCGAGGAATCGTTCCGCGCAGATGTCGCCGCGATCGACCAGAGCCTGGAAAACATGATCTGGCGCATCGTGTCCCGGTATGCGGAACTGGCGGGACGTCCGGTCACCCTCGCACCGTCCACCCTGTACGCCGTCTTCGACGGACTGTTCCAGCAGAGCCTCGCGAGGCATCTGTCCGGCGACAGCGGCGCTGCGGACGCTCTCGCGGCGCACGTCGATCAGGTTCTGGCGCTGGTCGTTCCGGCGCCGTGA